One window of the Delphinus delphis chromosome 20, mDelDel1.2, whole genome shotgun sequence genome contains the following:
- the LOC132416543 gene encoding zinc finger protein 211-like gives MAAAVLRDTPQGSVTFEDVVVYFSWEEWGLLDEAQRCLYHDVMLENFALVTSLGCWYGMEDEEAFSVQSVSVEQMSLGKTPTPDPSIQKTHPCEKCVMAGRDILYLPEYQGLHPGQKSYTCEACGKQFWFSPNSHQHQKHNDEKPFKRDIDRASFVTSYRFHVSGKTFTCEEVGRDFLAMLNLLQHQATLKGAKPHSSFRCGESFHSGKSHYKYSEYEKLFSYEYTLFQDEQLHTRESYYDCEKPFNQSSILINCQRPDTGARSYECSECGKSFSQSYRLIQHHRSHTAARPYKCNECGKAFSYKLRLVQHLQIHTKVRPYECGECGKSFSYSSTLIKHQRVHTGARPYKCGECGNSFSQSSNLIQHQKIHSGARPYKCSECGKSFSYKCKLVQHLRIHTGERPYECGECGKSFSHSSTLNQHQRIHTGARPYKCDECEKSFSQKSNLIQHRRVHTGEKPYECGECGKSFSQSSHIIQHRKLHTR, from the exons ATGGCGGCGGCTGTGCTGAGGGACACGCCTCAG GGTAGTGTGACCTTTGAAGACGTGGTAGTGTACTTCTCCTGGGAGGAGTGGGGGCTCCttgatgaggctcagagatgccTGTACCACGATGTCATGCTGGAGAACTTTGCACTTGTGACCTCACTGG GTTGTTGGTATGGAATGGAGGATGAGGAAGCATTTTCTGTGCAGAGTGTTTCTGTAGAACAAATGTCACTGGGCAAGACTCCAACTCCAGATCCATCCATTCAGAAGACTCATCCCTGTGAGAAGTGTGTCATGGCCGGGAGAGACATTTTGTATCTGCCTGAGTACCAAGGATTGCATCCTGGGCAGAAATCATACACCTGTGAGGCATGTGGAAAACAATTTTGGTTCAGTCCAAACAGTCACCAGCACCAGAAGCACAATGATGAGAAGCCATTCAAAAGGGACATAGATAGGGCCTCATTTGTGACGAGCTACAGGTTCCATGTTTCAGGGAAGACCTTCACCTGCGAAGAAGTCGGGAGGGACTTCCTGGCTATGTTGAATCTTCTTCAGCATCAGGCCACTCTCAAAGGGGCAAAGCCACACAGCAGCTTCAGGTGTGGGGAGTCCTTTCATAGTGGAAAAAGTCATTACAAGTATAGTGAGTATGAGAAATTGTTCAGCTATGAATACACACTTTTTCAGGATGAGCAACTTCACACTAGAGAAAGTTACTATGACTGTGAGAAACCCTTTAACCAAAGCTCCATTCTTATTAATTGCCAGAGACCTGACACAGGAGCAAGGtcttatgagtgcagtgaatgtgggaaatcctttaGCCAAAGCTACAGACTCATTCAACACCACAGAAGTCACACTGCAGCAAGGCCTTATAAgtgcaatgaatgtgggaaagctttcagctACAAATTAAGACTTGTGCAGCACCTACAAATTCACACTAAAGTGAGGCCTTATGAGTGTGGTGAATGTGGGAAGTCCTTTAGCTACAGCTCCACTCTCATTAAACAccagagagttcacactggagCAAGGCCTTATAAGTGTGGTGAGTGTGGGAATTCCTTTAGCCAAAGCTCCAACCTCATTCAGCACCAGAAGATTCACAGTGGAGCGAGGCCTTATaaatgcagtgaatgtggaaaaTCCTTCAGCTACAAATGCAAACTTGTGCAGCACCTGcgaattcacactggagaaaggccttatgagtgtggggaatgtgggaaatcctttaGCCACAGCTCCACTCTTAATCAAcaccagagaattcacactggagcCAGACCATATAAGTGTGACGAGTGTGAGAAATCCTTTAGCCAAAAGTCCAACCTCATTCAGCACCGGAGAGTACACACAGGAGAAAAGCCTTATGAGTGTGGGGAATGTGGGAAGTCCTTTAGTCAAAGCTCCCACATCATTCAACACAGAAAACTTCACACCAGATAA